A window of Mucilaginibacter sp. PAMC 26640 contains these coding sequences:
- a CDS encoding cell division inhibitor: protein MKKNILITGGSGLLGKQLTQALLNRGYLVSHLSRSRGKDPKVKTFLWDVDKEEIDEHCIDGVDVIIHLAGAGIADKRWSDERKAQILDSRTKSIALIYALMRTKANRINTVISASGVGYYSDRGDELLTESSRPADDFIGSCCVAWEKAVDEGTEFDLRIVKYRTGVVLSLGGGALPQLAAPVKFAVGSPLGTGKQWISWIHEQDVVDMYLLGLEDDKISGVYNMAAPHPVTNSELTKAVAKQLHRPLWAPNVPAFIIKMLFGEMASLVLGSTKVSAQKITAAGFEFKYPDVASALQEIYG, encoded by the coding sequence ATGAAAAAAAACATACTCATTACCGGCGGCTCTGGATTACTGGGCAAACAACTAACACAAGCACTACTAAATCGCGGATATTTAGTGAGCCATCTGAGCCGCAGCCGGGGCAAAGATCCTAAGGTAAAAACCTTTCTATGGGATGTAGATAAAGAAGAAATTGACGAGCATTGTATCGATGGTGTAGATGTGATCATTCACCTGGCAGGTGCAGGCATTGCCGATAAGCGCTGGAGTGACGAACGCAAAGCACAGATATTGGATAGTCGCACAAAATCAATAGCGCTCATTTATGCCCTCATGCGCACAAAAGCCAACAGGATAAATACCGTAATTTCTGCATCCGGCGTAGGCTATTACAGCGACCGCGGCGATGAATTGCTAACAGAAAGCAGTCGCCCGGCAGATGATTTCATTGGCTCTTGCTGTGTAGCATGGGAAAAAGCCGTAGATGAGGGAACAGAGTTTGATCTCCGCATTGTTAAGTACCGTACCGGTGTGGTATTATCTTTGGGCGGCGGAGCCTTGCCGCAATTGGCCGCACCCGTAAAATTTGCAGTAGGCTCACCTTTGGGTACCGGCAAACAATGGATCTCTTGGATCCATGAGCAGGACGTAGTTGACATGTACCTGCTGGGTCTCGAGGATGATAAAATATCAGGCGTTTATAACATGGCAGCTCCACACCCTGTCACCAATTCGGAATTAACTAAGGCTGTTGCCAAACAATTACACCGGCCCCTGTGGGCACCAAACGTACCGGCCTTTATTATCAAAATGCTTTTCGGTGAAATGGCATCACTGGTATTAGGCAGCACAAAAGTATCGGCACAGAAAATTACAGCTGCCGGGTTTGAATTTAAATACCCCGATGTAGCATCGGCACTACAAGAAATTTATGGATAA
- a CDS encoding deoxyribodipyrimidine photolyase: MDNNTPVTVFWFRRDLRLEDNAGLYHALKSGNPVLPFFIFDREILDELEDKDDARVSFIYKAIEEVQKACHAQHSDLLVVYDKPEHAWAKLIKEHKVAAVYTNLDYEPYAKHRDEAIKGFLAEHAIEFKTFKDQVIFEREEVTKDDGKPYTVYTPYKNKWYQKLKPFYLKAYPTEKYFKNLLKFKADGIPTLKAMGFVKSEITYPEKEYDKVIAEYAKNRDFPAITGTSHVGVHLRFGTVSIRRCARDAYESNEKTWLNELIWREFYMMVLYHFPQTMDHAFKPDYDNIKWINDERQFKAWCDGDTGFPMVDAGMRELNATGYMHNRVRMVVASFLSKDLLIDWRWGERYFARKLLDYEMASNVGGWQWAAGSGTDAAPYFRIFNPDSQLKKFDPKFEYIKKWVPEYADFSKYPKPIVDHAFARERCLKVFKEALK; the protein is encoded by the coding sequence ATGGATAACAATACGCCCGTAACCGTATTTTGGTTTCGCCGGGATCTACGATTAGAAGACAACGCTGGGCTATATCATGCGCTAAAAAGCGGCAATCCGGTACTCCCCTTTTTTATTTTTGATAGAGAGATCCTCGATGAACTGGAAGACAAGGACGATGCCCGCGTAAGCTTTATTTACAAAGCGATAGAAGAAGTACAGAAAGCTTGCCACGCTCAGCATAGCGATTTGCTGGTGGTATATGATAAACCAGAACATGCCTGGGCAAAACTCATCAAAGAACACAAGGTGGCAGCGGTATATACTAATCTTGACTACGAACCTTATGCCAAACACCGTGATGAGGCAATTAAAGGATTTTTGGCTGAACATGCTATTGAATTTAAAACCTTTAAAGATCAGGTTATATTTGAGCGGGAAGAAGTAACAAAAGACGATGGCAAGCCCTATACGGTATATACGCCCTATAAAAACAAATGGTACCAAAAGCTAAAACCCTTTTACTTAAAAGCCTACCCTACCGAAAAATATTTTAAAAACCTGCTTAAATTTAAAGCAGATGGCATACCTACTCTGAAGGCGATGGGCTTTGTTAAAAGCGAGATCACCTATCCCGAAAAAGAATACGACAAAGTAATTGCCGAATATGCCAAAAACCGGGACTTCCCAGCCATAACGGGCACCTCCCATGTTGGGGTACACTTACGGTTTGGTACGGTAAGCATTCGGCGTTGCGCGCGGGATGCATATGAGTCGAACGAGAAAACCTGGCTAAATGAGTTGATCTGGCGAGAGTTTTACATGATGGTGCTTTACCATTTCCCACAAACAATGGACCATGCCTTTAAGCCGGACTATGATAACATCAAATGGATAAACGACGAAAGACAGTTTAAAGCCTGGTGCGATGGCGACACCGGTTTCCCGATGGTGGATGCCGGCATGCGCGAACTGAATGCCACCGGCTACATGCATAACCGCGTACGAATGGTTGTAGCTAGTTTTTTAAGTAAGGACCTGCTGATAGACTGGCGCTGGGGTGAGCGTTACTTTGCACGTAAGCTACTGGATTATGAAATGGCCAGCAATGTTGGCGGCTGGCAATGGGCGGCGGGTAGTGGCACCGATGCCGCCCCTTATTTCCGCATTTTTAATCCCGATTCGCAATTGAAAAAATTCGATCCCAAATTTGAATACATAAAAAAATGGGTTCCGGAATATGCCGACTTCAGCAAATATCCAAAACCCATTGTAGACCATGCATTCGCACGGGAACGCTGCCTTAAAGTCTTTAAGGAAGCGTTAAAATAA
- a CDS encoding epimerase: MKVLLAGANGYIGTRLIPVLLEKGCNVVCLVRDKRRFHEQSDYADRVTLITGDLLKEDIEPFPQDIDAACYLVHSMAQAADFANLEAQSAHNFATELNKTNCKQVVYLSGITNDTDLSNHLLSRKHVEDVLKECKAAVTVLRAAIIIGSGSSSFEIIRDLTEKLPVMTVPRWVNTKCQPIAIRDVLGYLDGVLLNENAFNKTFDIGGPDILSFKQMMLTYAKVRKLKRHIITLPFLSPKISSYWLYFVTSTSYSLAQSLVDSMKNETIMKNHDIDNVVKRECLSYEEALQLAFNKIEQNSIVSSWKDALNNGYLTGSFMDQIKVPQKGTKEYKVKQPFKRDSAEVLKNIMAIGGSRGWYYWDWIWSIRGFLDKLFGGVGSRRGRTSNISISAGDVIDFWRVLLADNANRRLLLYAEMKLPGEAWLEFKIVERNHTTFLSQVATFRPRGLWGRLYWYLMWPFHLFIFKGMAKRIVDFSEDASGNQ; encoded by the coding sequence ATGAAAGTATTGCTCGCGGGTGCAAATGGTTACATAGGTACAAGGCTCATCCCTGTATTGTTGGAGAAGGGCTGCAACGTAGTATGCCTTGTTCGCGATAAAAGGCGCTTTCACGAACAAAGCGATTATGCCGACCGAGTTACGCTAATCACCGGCGATCTTCTTAAAGAAGATATCGAGCCTTTCCCCCAGGATATCGATGCGGCGTGTTACCTGGTACATTCTATGGCCCAGGCGGCAGACTTCGCCAATCTGGAGGCTCAATCGGCACACAATTTTGCAACAGAACTAAATAAAACTAACTGCAAGCAGGTTGTTTATCTGAGCGGGATAACGAACGATACCGACCTGTCAAATCATTTATTATCCCGAAAGCATGTAGAAGATGTCTTAAAGGAATGCAAGGCCGCTGTAACCGTGCTGCGGGCGGCTATCATCATTGGTTCGGGCAGTTCTTCGTTCGAGATCATCCGCGATCTCACTGAAAAGCTCCCGGTGATGACCGTACCACGCTGGGTAAATACCAAATGCCAGCCCATTGCCATACGGGATGTATTGGGCTATCTGGATGGGGTATTACTAAATGAAAATGCGTTTAATAAAACATTTGATATCGGCGGGCCGGATATTCTTAGCTTTAAACAGATGATGCTTACGTACGCTAAAGTGCGTAAGTTAAAAAGGCACATCATCACACTGCCGTTTCTATCCCCTAAGATTTCATCTTACTGGCTCTATTTTGTTACATCTACCAGTTACTCGCTTGCACAAAGCCTGGTAGATAGTATGAAGAATGAAACCATCATGAAAAACCACGATATCGATAATGTGGTAAAACGTGAGTGCCTTAGTTATGAGGAGGCATTACAACTGGCCTTTAATAAAATTGAACAAAATTCTATAGTAAGCAGCTGGAAAGATGCCCTAAACAATGGCTATCTCACCGGCAGTTTTATGGATCAGATAAAAGTGCCGCAAAAGGGAACAAAAGAGTATAAGGTAAAGCAGCCTTTTAAAAGGGATAGCGCCGAAGTGCTCAAAAACATAATGGCCATAGGGGGCAGCCGTGGTTGGTATTATTGGGATTGGATCTGGAGCATCCGCGGGTTTTTAGATAAATTATTTGGCGGTGTAGGTTCCAGGAGGGGGCGCACCAGTAATATTTCGATCTCGGCAGGCGATGTAATAGATTTTTGGCGTGTATTGCTTGCCGATAATGCAAACCGTCGCTTATTGCTCTACGCGGAAATGAAGTTGCCTGGCGAAGCCTGGCTGGAATTTAAAATTGTAGAGCGCAACCATACCACCTTTTTAAGCCAGGTGGCTACTTTTAGGCCAAGGGGCCTTTGGGGCAGGTTATATTGGTATTTAATGTGGCCTTTCCATCTTTTCATTTTTAAAGGGATGGCTAAACGGATAGTGGATTTTTCTGAAGATGCGAGTGGCAACCAATAA